The following are encoded in a window of Sminthopsis crassicaudata isolate SCR6 chromosome 3, ASM4859323v1, whole genome shotgun sequence genomic DNA:
- the LOC141562375 gene encoding E3 ubiquitin-protein ligase TRIM58-like, with translation MAAAAAMEMFQQLQSQITCPICGNYFCEPVTIGCGHSFCRACLPRSAATAFSCPECRQMTQVRGFLFINGSLAELTKLGKQLRSQLLQSTGGQRRCAIHKEVLEYFCEDDQTVLCLRCCQAPEHGAHRHCPVEEAVSNCRKKIQHLQRCLQKYFKETKKLLVKEKRPVIDWEEMISKEYRKRDSLMRDELYHYLERMDQEKKNKKERLSQESSTLQDLMLDLQEADSQPNLDLLRDVKELLERSKSALSQRAKALIPEVRVCPISGTIETLNQFRVDLRLDPASASPCLIVAEDLKSVRAGEGWQVDSPHGDDSDLPMVLAEQAFTSGLQGSLEMEKHQPGSLVVG, from the coding sequence atggctgctgctgctgctatggAAATGTTTCAGCAATTGCAGAGCCAGATCACGTGTCCCATCTGTGGGAACTACTTCTGTGAGCCAGTCACCATCGGGTGTGGGCACAGCTTTTGCCGAGCATGTCTCCCAAGGTCAGCAGCTACAGCTTTCTCTTGCCCTGAATGCAGACAAATGACTCAAGTCAGAGGCTTCCTGTTCATCAATGGGAGCCTAGCAGAGCTCACTAAACTGGGCAAACAGCTCAGGTCCCAGCTGTTACAGAGTACTGGAGGACAGAGGCGCTGTGCCATTCACAAAGAAGTCTTGGAGTACTTTTGTGAAGACGACCAGACCGTGCTCTGTCTAAGATGTTGTCAAGCCCCAGAGCATGGGGCTCACAGGCACTGTCCTGTAGAAGAAGCTGTGTCCAATTGCAGGAAGAAGATCCAGCACCTGCAAAGATGCTTGCAGAAGTACtttaaggaaactaagaaacTTCTTGTTAAGGAAAAGAGACCTGTTATTGACTGGGAGGAGATGATCAGCAAAGAATACCGGAAACGGGATTCCCTCATGCGGGATGAGTTATATCATTATCTGGAAAGGAtggatcaagaaaaaaagaacaagaaggagaGACTATCCCAGGAAAGCAGCACCCTTCAGGACCTCATGCTAGATCTACAGGAAGCAGACTCCCAACCCAATCTGGATCTGCTCCGGGATGTCAAGGAGTTGCTGGAAAGGAGCAAGTCAGCATTGTCCCAAAGGGCCAAGGCTCTCATCCCAGAGGTAAGAGTGTGTCCTATCTCTGGCACGATAGAGACCCTCAACCAATTCAGAGTGGACCTCAGGTTGGATCCCGCATCAGCCAGTCCCTGCCTGATTGTGGCTGAGGATCTGAAGAGTGTAAGAGCTGGAGAAGGCTGGCAGGTAGACAGCCCACATGGTGATGATTCTGATCTTCCCATGGTCCTTGCTGAGCAGGCCTTCACCTCAGGCTTACA